Sequence from the Proteiniborus ethanoligenes genome:
TTCTTCTTTGAATGTAGTATTCCTTTTTTCTAGTGCTTGACTCCCTAATGGTCTCATCAAGCATTTCTAGAGCTTCCTTCACTATTTTAACTCCTATTTCATCTAGGGATTTTCCTGTATTTATGATGAAATGAGAAATGTCTTTACTATCTAATATTAGGTCCTCTAAATTATTTTTCATATCCAGGGTGATTTTTTCTACTATTTCGTGTATAATTGTATTCATAAGAATAGCCTCCTCTGTGTTTTGGTGTGTTGCTTTGACACTTCCATCATAACATATGGGGCTATTCTTTTTATATTTTTTCCTACAATTATTTTACACTAAGTTACAAAGGGAAATAATAAAGAAGCGGGAATAGTTTTAACAATTTCCGCTTCTGAATTTTTTACTCTTTTGGGATTGGAAGGCCATGCTTTCTTAAAAATGATAATTTGTCCCAATAACCTCTTTGAAATACAATTTTATCATTTATAATATGGAAAAAACCACATCCTCTTAGTCCAAGTGGATCTTTCCATTCTAAAATTGCCCATTCACCATCTTCAAAAATGTTTTCTATAATACAAACCATTTTAGCTTGAGCAAATTCTTCTTCAAACATTTTTTTGATTTCTTCTTTCCCCTGAATTGGAGTGTTGGGTACTTGGTAGTTTATAGCCTCATCGCCATAAAAACTTATTAAATCAGTAACATTCGCATTATTAAAAGCTTCAACCCATTTTTCAATGACTTCTTTTGGTCTCATGATTACCTCCAAAATATTTCTATAAAAATATTAATTATTTTCTTTGACCATATGTTTTGAATTTATCCAACATTAATATCATTTCTTCCTCTGATAAAATAACAGGCTCTCCTATGGATTTTGTTCTATAGTAAAGCTCTGCACAATATTCTATCTCTTCTGTAATATTAAAAGCGTTTAATAAATCATTTGCTCCTGCTAAGAGTCCATGATTTGCTAATAAAACTGCCTTCCTGTCTTTCATAGCTTCAAAAGCATTTTCTGCAAGCTCTTTAGTACCGTATGTAGCATATTTAGCACATCTTACATCTAAGCCTGCTAGTGCTACCATATAATGAACTGGTGGTAAGGACCAGTTTAGACATGCTAGGGTTGTAGCATACATGGTATGAGTATGAATAATAGCATCTATATCTGTTCTTCTTTCATAAAAAACTCTGTGCATTTCAACTTCACTTGAAGGCTTTCTATGTCCCTCTACTTGCTCTCCATCAATGCTTAATATAACTACATCCTCTGGCTCAGTTTGAAAATAGTCAATGCCTGTAGGGCTTATAGCAAACAGTCCTTTATCTCTATTGAATATACTTAAATTACCACCTGTACCCTTTGTTAACCCTGAGGTCAAAAGCTTTTTACCGTATTCTACAATTAGCTGTCTTTCTTCCTTCATTAACATAATTTCATCAGTCCTTTCTTGCTTTATACAATAAATATTCATAAATGGACAAATAGTTAATCACTATAATATCTATTTAAATCGTAAGGAGTAAATATACCTTTGTCAGTAATTACAGCACTTACTAAATGAGGAGGAGTAATATCAAACAATGGATAATAGCCTTTCACACCTTCCATTGCAGTTCTTACACCCATAGCCTCTAAAACATAGCTTGCATCTCTTTCTTCTATCTTTATTGTTGAAACACTATCATGCCCCTTGTCTGGAGTCCCAGTTACAAAATAAGGAATTCCTAAGTACTTTGCTGCTATTGCAATTTGAAAAGTGCCAATCTTATTTACTACATGCCCATCCATGCAAATAGCATCTGCTGCTGATGTGAATAAATCTACTTTTTTGCTTAGCATTGTATAGGCAGGCATATTATCTGTTATAACCGTTACATCAAAACCTTGCTCATAAACGACGCTAGCAGTAAGCCTTGCTCCCTGAAAATATGGTCGTGTCTCTGGACATATAACTTTAATATCCTTGCCCCGTTTTTTTGCTTCCTTAAGCATTTGACCTACTATAGTTTCTCCAAAGCATTGTGTCATAATGGTGCCTTTATCTGGGAACATATCCACAAGATAATTTGCAACCTTGCCTATCCTAATATAGTTATTGTTTATTGTTGCTAAGGTGTGATGAAATATTCCTTCATCAACCCTTTCCCCTTGTTTTATAGCCTCCTGAGCTGCATTTAAACACCCCTCTACAACTATTTCCATACGTTTGACCGTAGTAGGTCTTGCATGTGAAAGTGTATAGGCTGCATCCTTTAAATATTCAAGCAACTGTTCTGAAGATTTGTCCTTTGCCTCATGAGCAGCAAGTGCCATTCCCATACCAGCAGCAACATATGGCCCCCCACTTTGAGTTACCATATCAGCAATCGCCTTAGCTACTTCTGTATGGTGGTAGCAAGTAACAAACTGTACTTTAGTAGGGTATATTCTCCTATCTAATATTTTAACCATACCATTCTCATACCATGCTACATTTTCATACTGAAGCATAAATGCCAAACCTTTATCAGCTCTTATCAACTTAATTCCTCCTAATTATGGCAGTATTAGTTGTTAGTCTTTAGCTGTTAGCTAGAAGATAATCTAAAGCTTTCAGAGTCACTCTATATTTTGCGACTTTGTTGTATAGTTTATATTCAGTCTGAGCATGTAGATAAAACTCATGCTCTATTTTACTCATATCATTGATAGTGCATTATCTAGGTCTTCAATTATGTCGTTCACATCTTCAAGTCCTACAGATATTCTTATCATGCTTTCAGTTAATCCAAATTTAGCTAGCTCTTCTTTTGGGTATCCTCTATGTGTCATAGCTGCTGGAAGCTCTATTAAGGTTTCACAGTCTCCAAGGCTTACAGCAAGCTGTGCTAGTCTCACAGAGTTAACAACCTTCTTAGCAGCTTCTAAATCCCCATTTATTTCAAAGCTTATCATGGCTCCAAAGCCACTCATCTGTTCTTTTGCTATTTCATGTCCTTTAAAATCCTCAAGTCCAGGATATAAAACTTCTTTTACCTTTGGATGACGCTTTAAAAACCTAGCTACCTCAAGCGCATTTTTCTCATGCTGTCTCATCCTTACACCAAGTGTTTTAAGTCCTCTAAGCAAGAGCCATGCATTAAACGGACTCATTACTCCTCCAAATTCACACATGTAATCAAATTTTAGAGATTGTATATAATCTGCATTTTTAGAGATAGCAACTCCACCTACAACATCTCCATGACCACAGATATATTTGGTAGCACTATGAACTACTACATCTGCTCCTAAGGTCAATGGTCTTTGGAAGTACGGTGTAGCAAAAGTATTATCTATTACTACCTTTACCTCTTTTTCCTTTGCTATTTTTGAAATTTTTTTAATATCTATAAGCATTAGGTTGGGATTTGAAGGGGTCTCAAAATATATTACCTTAGTTTTTTCGTCAATTAAGTCTTTAAGCCCATCTGTATAGCTTAAATCTGCTATTTTATAATCCACATTGTACTGAGGAAGAAGATGTGTAACAACGTTGTAGCTAGATCCATATAAGGTTTTATTTACTATTATATTGTCACCTGGCTTAAGAAATGAAAATAGAACCGAGCTTATTGCAGCCATTCCTGAAGAAAATGCAACTGCTCCATTACCTTCCTCTAAAGCAGCCATTCTGTTTTCAAAAAGTCTTAGGGTAGGATTGTTCCCCCTAGTATATACATAATCGTCACTTTCAAAGGACATAACCTTTTCAACATGTTCAATGCTATCAAATACAAAAGTAGATGTTTGATAAATTGGCGGATTCAATGCATTATTTGCATTTTTTCCTTGGCTCCCAGCATGTATTGACATAGTTTCAAATCTGTATTTTTTATTTTTGTCCATAAAAGCACCTCTCTCTGTTATTAACCTAATATTTTAGTATCTAATAACTAAACTACTATTAGGTACTAAATACTAAATACAAAAAAGATTTTCTATTTAGTATTTAGTACCTTTATATTGAATACACAGGGGGGAATCCCCCCCCTATGTTACTGCATAAAGCTCCCAACAAATGTTGCTAATACGCCTAATCCTGCTACTAATGCTACACTCATTCCTTCAGCTACTCCAGAGCCAAAGCTGAAAAGCTCTTGCCCAGCACCTAGTGCAACTGCTAATCCTCCTATAAGGCCTACAACTGTACCTAAAAACATGATTATAGCACCAATTCTTGCTGTTCCACCAGTTTTAGGTAGGTCTTCTTCTGGCATTATATCCGTCCATAGAAGGTCCCATTTCTTAATTCTCGGATATAAAACTATTAATAGAGGTATACCAAGGATTATTGAAGGAATTGAATTGTTTAAAGATATTATAGCTCCTAGTGCTGCAAATGGCACCATTCCAAGTATTTCAAGTCCCCAGCCTATAATGAGAGCACATGATAATGCTCCACCTAAAGTTGCAAGAATATATGCCACTACTTTCTTCCCAGATTTAAGATTTGGTTCTGCATCGTCTTTATCAACTACACCTAGGTTGTGCCATACTTTGTATGGTACATAAGCAAACATAAAGTTCCCAAAGAAGCCAAAAATACTACCAACACCTAATGAACCAAAGAAATCTCCTATAAGGTTACCTATAGCTGAACCCCAAGCTCCCGCAGGTCCAAATAAAAGTCCAAATACTATAGGTAATGCACTTGCAGGTCTAAATTCTGTAATTCCAGGAATTAAAACTAGTGCTTTGAAAGGTATTAATAATGCTGCATAAAGGCCTGCACATAATGCTACTAAAACTACCATTTTAGTTGACTTCCACATTTTAAATACTTCTTTCATTACAAATATCCCCCTTTATTATTAGAGTTTAATAATTGCATTTTGACAGTTACAACTTTCCTGGTCTAGGTTTTCTCTAAATACTCTTAAAAAAGCCTTACTAATTTTTTCTTTGTTCGCAGACAATGTACCTCGAATATCATGTAGGGTAATCTCTCCTTTAATGCCTGTACACCAATTTGTGATTATCCCAACTGTTGCATAACACATTCCTAATTCCTTTGCTAGTACTACCTCTGGCACATTAGTCATGCCTATTACATCACCTCCTAAATTTTTATACATTTTTACTTCGTATTCTGTTTCAAATCTAGGACCTTCAGTGCATATATATACTGCATTTCCTTTTACATGAACTTCTTCAATCTTTGCTGCATCATAAAATTTGTTTCTAAGGTTTCTACAATAAGGATCACCCATATCTGTATGTTTAACGGGCTCCTCTCCACCTTCAAAGAAAGTAACAGGTCTTAATTTAGTAAAATCGATAAAATTATTTACTACTACAACATCCCCTGGAGCATAATTCTCATTACATGAGCCAACTGCTGCAGTTGCGTAGATATATTTAACTCCTAGTTGTTCTAATGCCTTCATATTTGCTCTGTAATTTATTAAATGTGGTGGTGTTGAATGGTCTTTTCCGTGTCTTGCTAAGAAAACTATATCTTCTCCGTTAATATTTACTATATCAACTTCTACATTTCCGTATTTTGTTTCAACAATTTTGGCATGGCTTCCTACTCCAATATCGTAGACACCTGTACCTCCAATAATAGCCTTCTTCATAATATTTACCTCCTATAATTTAAATGCTATTTTTGAGTATATAGAAAATATTACTGCTAATATTGTTATTACCATAAGTGCATAATCCTTTCCATCAAAGCCTATTTCCATGTAATTAGTTCTTTCTTTGTCATAGCCAAAGCCTTTTGATTCTAGGGCCATAGAAAACACATTTGTACCTCTTATAACAGAAATAAGTGTTGGTATCAATAATGGTACATATTTTTTAGCTTTTTGAAATAACGTTCCTGAATCTAAGTCTAATCCTCTGGACTTTTGTGCTTGAGTAATTGTATAACTAGTACCTACTATCATAGGAACAAGTCTTATTGCAGTTGAAAATGCAAATGCTCCTCTGTAAGGCACCTTTAATTTGACAAGACCTAGGGATATTTCTTCGATTTTTGTAGAGCTTAGGAAAATCATCCCAGAAATAATCATTATGTCAAACTTTAAACCTATCATGATTCCATGTAAGAGTCCTTCTAGAGTTATAGGTCCCAGTAGCTTTGTTTCCCCGCCCTTGGTCAAGGACCATATAATTATTGACATTAAAGCAATCATGAATAATATTACCCTTATACGCTTTAAATTTGATAACACTCTTCCTGATTGTCCATATAAGAAAATAACTATTCCTAGTCCAATTAGTATAGGAAGAGAATTAAATAAAAGTGCAATTGCAAAACTACCAAACATGACTAGCAGCTTAGTTCTAGGATCTAATCTATGAAGGAAAGTATTCTTGTCTATATATAAGAACATATCCATGTTACTTCGCCCCCTTAGTGCATCTAATCATTTCATCTATTGACAGTATTGTATTTCCTAGCTTATTGCTTAAGCTTACTATATGAGGTGTTTTTAAATAAGATTTTAAAAGCTCCTCTTCATTTTTAAATACCTCTCTAGTAGTGCCATACATCTTTATTTCTCCATCATTTACTACTGCTACCCTATGAGCATATTCAGAAACTACCCACATTGTATGGGTTATCATTATTATGGTATGCCCACTTTCATTAAGCTTTTTTATTAGCTCCATCATCTGTCTTTGCTCTTTATAGTCAAGTCCAGTAGTAGGCTCATCTAGGATTATAACTTTTGGTCTGGCAGACAATATAGAAGCTACTGCTATTCTTTGTCTTCCGCCCTTAGTAAGTGAAAATGGGTCTTCCTCCTCATATCCTTCCATATCAACTGCCTTTAGTGCTTCTTTAACTCTTTCATCTATTTCTTCCTTTGAGCAGCCTCTAATCTTAGGGCTAAAAGCTACTTCTTCATAAACTGTATCAGCAAATATCTGATGGTCAGGGTTTTGAAAAGCATATCCTACCTCTTTACCTATCTCAAATATTGTTGAATTCTTAGTGTCTTTTCCATTTACTATTACATTCCCATTTGTAGGTAATAGTAATCCATTAAAATGCTTTACTAAAGTAGTCTTACCGCTTCCATTGTGCCCAAGTACAGCTAAAAATTCTCCTTCTCTTACCTTTAGACTAGCTCCTTTTAAGGCAGTTTTCCCGTTAGGATAAGTGTGCTCTAGATCCTTTACTTCTATTATTACATTTCCATATTTACTATCTCTTTTTTCTTCTCCACAAAGAATTTCTGCATATTTTTCTTCATCTATTTCAAGTCCTAGACTCTTGAATTTTTCTAGGCCTTCATCAGGTGTTAAGGGTAGTTCTTCTTTTTTTATTAAGGACATTTGAGAAAAGTATTTTGGAATTTGAAGGGACATTATTCCTATACGATCTGTTAATTCTATTTCTTTTAGAACCTCTTTAGGGCATCCATCCTTTAAAATATGTCCGTCTTCCATAATTATAAGCCTATCAGCGTTTAATGCCTCTTCTGTTTCATGCTCTATTATTATAAGGGTAAGATCTTTGTCTTCATGTAACTCTTTAGCTATTGTAAATATACCTAGCTTGCCCACTGGGTCCAGATCTGTAGTTGGCTCGTCCATGCAGATAATACTTGGTTGAGAAGCGAGAACAGAGCCTATAGCTAATCTTTGCTTCTGGCCTCCAGATAATGTTGAAGGCTGCCTAGCTTCAAAGCCTTGAAGCTTAACTGTCTTTAATATTTTTTCTATTCTTCTTTTTATTTCTTCTCTATCAACCTTAAAATTTTCAGGTCCAAATGCAATCTCCAGCATTGTATTTGTAGAAAACAACTGTGATTCAAAATCTTGAAAAACTAATCCTATTTCCCTCGCCATTTTGCTCACACTATTTTCCCTTGCATTAGCACCATTTATTAAAACTTCACCGCTGTATTGTCCTCTAATGAAATGAGGTACTAGTCCATTTAAGCAATTTGCCAAAGTAGATTTACCTGCACCGCTAGGCCCCATTATTACTACAAATTGACCTTTTTCAATATCTAAGTTTATATCTTCAATAGCATTTTTATCTTTTTGGTCTTTATACTTAAAAGTCAGGTTTTTTATGGATATAGCCTTTACTTCCTCTTTATTACCCATTTTCTTTCATCCCTCCTTATTTAAGTTTTAATATGTTTTCTCTATATGGTGGTCTTACTATTCCTTTTTCCGTTATAATCCCTGTAATATTTTCACTTGGCGTCACATCAAATGCAGGATTAAATACGTCCATACCTTCTGGTGCTATTCTAACGTTTTCGATGTGAGTAACCTCCTCGCTACCTCTCTCTTCAATTTCTATTTCTTCTCCTGTTTCTATATCAAAATCTATAGTAGTTGTTGGAGCAACTATATAGAACGGTACATTATAAGCCTTTGCTACTACTGATAACATAAATGTTCCAATTTTATTTGCAGTGTCTCCGTTTAAGGCTATTCTATCTGCACCTACTAATATTACGTCTATTTTCCCATCTCTTATTAAGGTCGCAGCCACATTATCTGCAATAAGCTTTGAGGGTATTTCCTCTTGCCTTAGCTCCCATGCAGTAAGTCTTCCGCCTTGAAGTCTTGGCCTTGTTTCATCAGCATAAACAAATATATCCTTTCCAGTATAGAATGCCTCTCTTACTACTCCTAAAGCTGTACCAAACCCAGCTGTAGCTAGAGCTCCTGTATTGCAATGGGTCAGAATAGTAGCTTTTTCAGGAATAACTTCATTACCATGTTTTCCCATTTGTTTGTTTGTTTGTATGTCTTCATTAAAAATGTTATCTGCTTCTATTCTTATTTTTTCATATATGTCATTTACTGATAGCTCTTTGTTTTCTTCTATAAGGTTTCTCATTCTTCTTATTGCCCACATTAGATTTACTGCTGTTGGTCTTGACTTGTTTAATAAGTCCAATGCTTCTTCCATGTTCTTAAAAAATTCATCCTTACTATTATTTAGGAATTCTTTTGCAGCTAGGACTACTCCATATGCTGCAGTTGCTCCTATGGCAGGTGCTCCTCTTACAACCATATCTTTAATGGCAAAATCTACTTCCTTATATGTCTCGCACTGGAATATTTCATAAGTTATCGGTAATTTTCTTTGATCTATTAGATATAAAATATCATCCTTAAATTCAATTGTTTTAATTTCTTTCATATTTTTTTCCTCCTCTTATACTGAATAAATCTAATTCATTTGTAAATCGAATACTGCTTTTAGGGCATTTTTATCTTCAAAAGCGCTTTTAAAGTCTTTTAGTGAGTAGATTCCACTTACTAGTCCATCTACAGACACTAGCTTTCTTTCTAAAAGCCTTAACGCTGCATCTATAGGTCCACATCTTGTGCCTAATATGGTTATTTCGTTTACAACCCAGCTTGTAGGGTTAAGCATAGCCTCAGAGTTATAAGTGCTTTTTAGTATTATTGTTCCCATTGCTTTCACTATATCCTTAGCATATTTTAAGCCTTGAGAATTACCTGTGCAGTCAATTGCTACATCAAAATAATTTTCAAATTTAGAATCTTGTAAAAGTATTGTTTTTGCTTTTCTTTTTAATAAATCTAGTTTCTCAGAATGCTTTCCAATTACAGTTAAGTCGCAGGATGTTAAGCTTATAACTTGAGTAATCATCTGTGCTAGCTTGCCATCTCCAATTATAGCGACTTTATCCGTAGGTTTTATATGATACATATTAGTTATTTGAAGCGCAGCAGCTAAAGGCTCTGCAAATACAGCTTCCATGTCTGACACTCTATCAGGAACTACGTGTATATTCTTGTTTGGAAGAGTTATATAATCTGCAAATGCCCCATCCTTATGGGTCATTCCTAATATTTTTCTGTTTCTACAATGATTTTGGAAGCCTTTATTACAAAAATCACATTGATTGCATCCTATATTGATTTCTCCAACTATTCTTTTGCCAACCAAATCCTTCTCCTCTGATTCTTCAACTACTCCAACAAACTCATGCCCCAATATGCCTTTAAAATCCTTGTAGCCTTTCACTATCTCTTTATCTGTATTGCATATTGCAGCATAGGTAATCTTTATTAGAGACTCGTTGCTTTCTATTTGAGGCTTTGGTATATCTTCTCTGTATTGAAGCTCCCCATCAAAGTATACAGCTCTCATCTTCTCACCCTCTCATTAAAAAATTTAGGTATTAAGAAAGCTATTTAATTAAGCTCTTTGCACACTTTTCTGCATTATACATTACTTTCTCTACATCTATTGTTTTAAGCTCATAATTCTCCATTAGGATTTTCCCATCAACTATTACCGTTTCTACATCTGAAGCCTGAGCAGAATAAGCCAATGATGCAACTAGATTATATCTTGGATAAAAATGCGGTTTGTTTAAATCCAAGATTACAATATCTGCTTTTTTCCCAACTTCTAATGTTCCTACTTCTTTTTCTAAACCTAGAGCTTTAGCCCCATTTAAAGTAGCCATCTTAACAGCAGTAGCTGCAGGTATGGAGGTAGTATCACCTTTTAATGCCTTATTAACAAGAGCAGCTAAATTTATTTCTTCAAACATATTCAGATTATTATTACTAGCAGAACCATCTGTTCCCAATGCTACATTTACTCCTTTTTTAAGCATATCC
This genomic interval carries:
- a CDS encoding trans-sulfuration enzyme family protein, yielding MDKNKKYRFETMSIHAGSQGKNANNALNPPIYQTSTFVFDSIEHVEKVMSFESDDYVYTRGNNPTLRLFENRMAALEEGNGAVAFSSGMAAISSVLFSFLKPGDNIIVNKTLYGSSYNVVTHLLPQYNVDYKIADLSYTDGLKDLIDEKTKVIYFETPSNPNLMLIDIKKISKIAKEKEVKVVIDNTFATPYFQRPLTLGADVVVHSATKYICGHGDVVGGVAISKNADYIQSLKFDYMCEFGGVMSPFNAWLLLRGLKTLGVRMRQHEKNALEVARFLKRHPKVKEVLYPGLEDFKGHEIAKEQMSGFGAMISFEINGDLEAAKKVVNSVRLAQLAVSLGDCETLIELPAAMTHRGYPKEELAKFGLTESMIRISVGLEDVNDIIEDLDNALSMI
- a CDS encoding QueT transporter family protein; the encoded protein is MKEVFKMWKSTKMVVLVALCAGLYAALLIPFKALVLIPGITEFRPASALPIVFGLLFGPAGAWGSAIGNLIGDFFGSLGVGSIFGFFGNFMFAYVPYKVWHNLGVVDKDDAEPNLKSGKKVVAYILATLGGALSCALIIGWGLEILGMVPFAALGAIISLNNSIPSIILGIPLLIVLYPRIKKWDLLWTDIMPEEDLPKTGGTARIGAIIMFLGTVVGLIGGLAVALGAGQELFSFGSGVAEGMSVALVAGLGVLATFVGSFMQ
- a CDS encoding energy-coupling factor transporter transmembrane component T family protein, which translates into the protein MDMFLYIDKNTFLHRLDPRTKLLVMFGSFAIALLFNSLPILIGLGIVIFLYGQSGRVLSNLKRIRVILFMIALMSIIIWSLTKGGETKLLGPITLEGLLHGIMIGLKFDIMIISGMIFLSSTKIEEISLGLVKLKVPYRGAFAFSTAIRLVPMIVGTSYTITQAQKSRGLDLDSGTLFQKAKKYVPLLIPTLISVIRGTNVFSMALESKGFGYDKERTNYMEIGFDGKDYALMVITILAVIFSIYSKIAFKL
- a CDS encoding ABC transporter ATP-binding protein, encoding MGNKEEVKAISIKNLTFKYKDQKDKNAIEDINLDIEKGQFVVIMGPSGAGKSTLANCLNGLVPHFIRGQYSGEVLINGANARENSVSKMAREIGLVFQDFESQLFSTNTMLEIAFGPENFKVDREEIKRRIEKILKTVKLQGFEARQPSTLSGGQKQRLAIGSVLASQPSIICMDEPTTDLDPVGKLGIFTIAKELHEDKDLTLIIIEHETEEALNADRLIIMEDGHILKDGCPKEVLKEIELTDRIGIMSLQIPKYFSQMSLIKKEELPLTPDEGLEKFKSLGLEIDEEKYAEILCGEEKRDSKYGNVIIEVKDLEHTYPNGKTALKGASLKVREGEFLAVLGHNGSGKTTLVKHFNGLLLPTNGNVIVNGKDTKNSTIFEIGKEVGYAFQNPDHQIFADTVYEEVAFSPKIRGCSKEEIDERVKEALKAVDMEGYEEEDPFSLTKGGRQRIAVASILSARPKVIILDEPTTGLDYKEQRQMMELIKKLNESGHTIIMITHTMWVVSEYAHRVAVVNDGEIKMYGTTREVFKNEEELLKSYLKTPHIVSLSNKLGNTILSIDEMIRCTKGAK
- a CDS encoding L-fuculose-phosphate aldolase, yielding MNIYCIKQERTDEIMLMKEERQLIVEYGKKLLTSGLTKGTGGNLSIFNRDKGLFAISPTGIDYFQTEPEDVVILSIDGEQVEGHRKPSSEVEMHRVFYERRTDIDAIIHTHTMYATTLACLNWSLPPVHYMVALAGLDVRCAKYATYGTKELAENAFEAMKDRKAVLLANHGLLAGANDLLNAFNITEEIEYCAELYYRTKSIGEPVILSEEEMILMLDKFKTYGQRK
- the mtnA gene encoding S-methyl-5-thioribose-1-phosphate isomerase; translated protein: MKEIKTIEFKDDILYLIDQRKLPITYEIFQCETYKEVDFAIKDMVVRGAPAIGATAAYGVVLAAKEFLNNSKDEFFKNMEEALDLLNKSRPTAVNLMWAIRRMRNLIEENKELSVNDIYEKIRIEADNIFNEDIQTNKQMGKHGNEVIPEKATILTHCNTGALATAGFGTALGVVREAFYTGKDIFVYADETRPRLQGGRLTAWELRQEEIPSKLIADNVAATLIRDGKIDVILVGADRIALNGDTANKIGTFMLSVVAKAYNVPFYIVAPTTTIDFDIETGEEIEIEERGSEEVTHIENVRIAPEGMDVFNPAFDVTPSENITGIITEKGIVRPPYRENILKLK
- a CDS encoding S-methyl-5'-thioinosine phosphorylase; the encoded protein is MKKAIIGGTGVYDIGVGSHAKIVETKYGNVEVDIVNINGEDIVFLARHGKDHSTPPHLINYRANMKALEQLGVKYIYATAAVGSCNENYAPGDVVVVNNFIDFTKLRPVTFFEGGEEPVKHTDMGDPYCRNLRNKFYDAAKIEEVHVKGNAVYICTEGPRFETEYEVKMYKNLGGDVIGMTNVPEVVLAKELGMCYATVGIITNWCTGIKGEITLHDIRGTLSANKEKISKAFLRVFRENLDQESCNCQNAIIKL
- a CDS encoding S-methyl-5-thioribose-1-phosphate isomerase, which gives rise to MIRADKGLAFMLQYENVAWYENGMVKILDRRIYPTKVQFVTCYHHTEVAKAIADMVTQSGGPYVAAGMGMALAAHEAKDKSSEQLLEYLKDAAYTLSHARPTTVKRMEIVVEGCLNAAQEAIKQGERVDEGIFHHTLATINNNYIRIGKVANYLVDMFPDKGTIMTQCFGETIVGQMLKEAKKRGKDIKVICPETRPYFQGARLTASVVYEQGFDVTVITDNMPAYTMLSKKVDLFTSAADAICMDGHVVNKIGTFQIAIAAKYLGIPYFVTGTPDKGHDSVSTIKIEERDASYVLEAMGVRTAMEGVKGYYPLFDITPPHLVSAVITDKGIFTPYDLNRYYSD
- a CDS encoding MDR/zinc-dependent alcohol dehydrogenase-like family protein, which encodes MRAVYFDGELQYREDIPKPQIESNESLIKITYAAICNTDKEIVKGYKDFKGILGHEFVGVVEESEEKDLVGKRIVGEINIGCNQCDFCNKGFQNHCRNRKILGMTHKDGAFADYITLPNKNIHVVPDRVSDMEAVFAEPLAAALQITNMYHIKPTDKVAIIGDGKLAQMITQVISLTSCDLTVIGKHSEKLDLLKRKAKTILLQDSKFENYFDVAIDCTGNSQGLKYAKDIVKAMGTIILKSTYNSEAMLNPTSWVVNEITILGTRCGPIDAALRLLERKLVSVDGLVSGIYSLKDFKSAFEDKNALKAVFDLQMN
- a CDS encoding nuclear transport factor 2 family protein; the encoded protein is MRPKEVIEKWVEAFNNANVTDLISFYGDEAINYQVPNTPIQGKEEIKKMFEEEFAQAKMVCIIENIFEDGEWAILEWKDPLGLRGCGFFHIINDKIVFQRGYWDKLSFLRKHGLPIPKE